A genomic window from Herbiconiux aconitum includes:
- the manA gene encoding mannose-6-phosphate isomerase, class I yields MFVSIVNTPRDYAWGSTTAIPELLGTPETGEPQAELWLGAHPGSPSRVLDPVLTGGAGDLAAWIAADPAAALGKGETLPFLLKILAAAHPLSLQAHPTLERAREGYERENAAGVPLEASNRNYKDALHKPEIIVALSPTFDALCGFRPLAEVREIVDLLVMIDGSQTAPRWELYGPMVHLLEDSLTEHETDAEVLKSVVEWLLGGGPEVEALIGHLVRTTEKALHPAHAHLTDPYTPSLETVVQLNEEYPGDPGIVISILLNRVRLTAGQALYLPAGNVHAYLRGVGVELMAASDNVLRGGLTPKHVDVPELLQVLDFDSLPVPFLSPTSPVPGLQLFQPDVNDFVLARIDVGDAVSSVAYPPRGAAIAICIDGSVTLSGGTGSITLGRGDSVFVTPQEGELTATGAGTVFLAAPGV; encoded by the coding sequence ATGTTCGTATCGATCGTCAACACGCCCCGCGACTACGCCTGGGGTTCCACCACCGCCATCCCGGAGCTGCTCGGCACGCCCGAGACCGGCGAACCGCAGGCCGAGCTCTGGCTCGGCGCGCACCCGGGAAGCCCGAGCCGCGTGCTCGATCCTGTGCTCACCGGCGGCGCGGGCGACCTCGCCGCCTGGATCGCCGCCGACCCGGCGGCGGCCCTCGGCAAGGGTGAGACGCTGCCGTTCCTGCTGAAGATCCTGGCGGCTGCGCATCCGCTCTCGTTGCAGGCGCATCCGACGCTCGAGCGCGCCCGGGAGGGCTACGAGCGCGAGAACGCGGCCGGTGTGCCGCTCGAAGCCTCGAACCGCAACTACAAGGATGCGCTGCACAAACCCGAGATCATCGTGGCGCTCAGCCCCACCTTCGACGCCCTGTGCGGATTCCGGCCGCTCGCCGAGGTGCGGGAGATCGTCGATCTGCTCGTGATGATCGACGGATCGCAGACCGCGCCGCGCTGGGAGCTCTACGGCCCGATGGTGCACCTGCTCGAAGACTCGCTGACCGAGCACGAGACCGACGCCGAGGTGCTGAAGTCGGTGGTGGAGTGGCTCCTCGGTGGCGGCCCCGAGGTCGAGGCGCTGATCGGCCACCTGGTGCGCACCACCGAGAAGGCGCTGCACCCGGCGCATGCGCACCTCACCGACCCCTACACGCCGTCGCTCGAGACCGTGGTGCAGCTGAACGAGGAATATCCGGGCGACCCGGGCATCGTCATCTCCATCCTGCTCAACCGGGTCCGGCTCACGGCCGGGCAGGCGCTCTACCTGCCTGCCGGCAACGTGCACGCCTACCTCCGTGGCGTCGGCGTCGAGCTGATGGCCGCGTCGGACAACGTGCTGCGCGGCGGCTTGACGCCCAAGCACGTCGACGTGCCGGAGCTGCTCCAGGTGCTCGACTTCGACTCGCTGCCGGTGCCGTTCCTTTCGCCCACGTCGCCCGTGCCCGGGTTGCAGCTCTTCCAGCCCGATGTGAACGACTTCGTGCTCGCACGGATCGACGTGGGAGACGCGGTCTCCTCCGTCGCCTACCCGCCGCGCGGTGCTGCGATCGCGATCTGCATCGACGGTTCGGTGACGCTCTCGGGGGGCACCGGCTCGATCACGCTCGGGCGAGGCGACTCGGTTTTCGTGACCCCGCAGGAGGGCGAGCTCACCGCCACGGGCGCCGGCACGGTGTTCTTGGCGGCTCCGGGCGTCTGA
- a CDS encoding acyl-CoA dehydrogenase family protein, translating to MTFEPLASDFYGYENLLTDQEREALAQLRDYLAAEVKPIVNEHWEKATFPHEIVKGLADRGVYSFAWEETKPFENSAVFRGFVALELARVDASVATLVGVQNGLAMGAISVTGSPEQRAEWLPKMARGEVVGAFGLTEPQSGSDSAQGLRTIATRDGDEWVLNGSKRWIGNATFGDITVIWAKDAADGQVKGFIVPTDTPGYTATKIEGKQSLRIVQNADITLEDVRVPESLRLQNANSFRDTAKVLRLTRAEVAWASVGNSVGAYEAALHYTKERVQFGKPIASHQLIQDLLVKSIGNITASLGMVVRVSQMLDEGTQRDEHSALAKAYTTARMRETVAWCREALGGNGIVLEYDVARHFADAEALYSYEGTREMNTLIVGRSITGLAAFV from the coding sequence ATGACTTTCGAGCCCCTCGCCAGCGACTTCTACGGCTACGAGAACCTCCTCACCGACCAGGAGCGCGAGGCGTTGGCGCAGCTGCGCGACTACCTCGCCGCGGAGGTCAAGCCGATCGTCAACGAGCACTGGGAGAAGGCGACCTTCCCGCACGAGATCGTGAAGGGCCTGGCCGACCGCGGCGTCTACAGCTTCGCCTGGGAGGAGACGAAGCCGTTCGAGAACTCGGCCGTCTTCCGCGGCTTCGTGGCGCTGGAGCTCGCCCGCGTCGACGCATCCGTCGCCACCTTGGTGGGCGTGCAGAACGGGCTCGCGATGGGCGCGATCAGCGTCACCGGATCGCCCGAGCAGCGCGCCGAGTGGTTGCCGAAGATGGCCCGCGGCGAGGTGGTGGGTGCGTTCGGCCTCACCGAACCGCAGTCCGGCTCCGACTCGGCCCAGGGCCTCCGCACGATCGCCACACGCGACGGCGACGAGTGGGTTCTGAACGGCTCGAAGCGCTGGATCGGCAACGCCACTTTCGGCGACATCACGGTGATCTGGGCGAAGGATGCCGCCGATGGACAGGTCAAGGGCTTCATCGTGCCCACCGACACCCCTGGCTACACCGCCACGAAGATCGAGGGCAAGCAGAGCCTGCGTATCGTGCAGAACGCCGACATCACCCTCGAAGACGTGCGCGTGCCGGAGAGCCTGAGGCTGCAGAATGCGAACTCCTTCCGCGACACCGCGAAGGTGCTGCGGCTCACCCGCGCCGAGGTGGCCTGGGCCTCCGTGGGCAACTCGGTGGGCGCCTACGAGGCGGCGTTGCACTACACGAAGGAGCGCGTGCAGTTCGGCAAGCCGATCGCGAGCCACCAGCTGATCCAAGACCTGCTGGTGAAGAGCATCGGCAACATCACGGCGAGCCTCGGCATGGTGGTGCGCGTGTCGCAGATGCTCGACGAGGGCACGCAGCGCGACGAGCACTCGGCCCTCGCCAAGGCCTACACGACGGCCCGGATGCGCGAGACCGTCGCCTGGTGCCGCGAGGCGCTCGGCGGCAACGGCATCGTGCTGGAATACGACGTCGCCCGCCACTTCGCCGACGCCGAGGCGCTGTACTCCTACGAAGGCACGCGGGAGATGAACACCCTGATCGTCGGACGCAGCATCACGGGGCTCGCCGCTTTCGTGTGA
- a CDS encoding O-antigen ligase family protein gives MRYPTDAAARSLSLLILFTLFAGDFWRNLLGWGGYLGLVGAITVVVAVVMTRRRLWSKLAIWRLPRTLVLFGLLAVVSVAWSFYPGATVLGILAQAATTLAALFLCTALSWPQLIAALSSAFTWILGLSVLFELIVALFVRAPVLPFWTDYGDATVPKAFYWSQDLLFSGGPIQGIVGNRNILAFVALLALITVGVQLAQKLRRRGSAILWLVVAVAVLALTRSATAIGALLITAAMFGVLLLARRVGPGRRMWVLAGVAVVTSLAIVAVNAFWQQILAVFGKSDDLTGRLDIWNAVAGLAAQRPAFGWGWVSYWAPWVEPFNGLAVRNGVTYLQAHDAWLDVWFQLGFVGLVLFIGLVLATWYRSWWFAVDRPLDSLGLPIARVPLTLAPALLLTAMIAQSFVESRMLVEGGWALLVVFAVKSKLDHSAVSIDLANGSARANALPSRSARTARAARTAASRR, from the coding sequence ATGCGCTATCCGACCGACGCCGCCGCCCGGTCGCTGTCCCTGCTCATCCTCTTCACGCTGTTCGCGGGCGATTTCTGGCGCAATCTCCTCGGCTGGGGTGGTTACCTCGGGCTGGTGGGCGCGATCACCGTGGTGGTCGCGGTCGTGATGACCCGTCGACGCCTGTGGTCGAAGCTCGCCATCTGGCGACTCCCCCGCACCCTGGTGCTGTTCGGGCTGCTCGCCGTGGTGTCGGTCGCCTGGTCGTTCTATCCCGGCGCCACCGTGCTCGGCATCCTGGCGCAGGCCGCCACCACCCTCGCCGCACTCTTTCTCTGCACGGCTCTCAGCTGGCCGCAACTGATCGCCGCCCTCTCGAGCGCCTTCACCTGGATCCTCGGCCTCTCGGTGCTGTTCGAATTGATCGTCGCGCTCTTCGTGCGCGCGCCGGTGCTGCCGTTCTGGACCGATTACGGCGATGCCACCGTGCCGAAGGCGTTCTACTGGTCGCAAGATCTGCTGTTCTCGGGCGGCCCGATCCAGGGCATCGTGGGCAACCGCAACATCCTCGCCTTCGTGGCCCTGCTCGCCCTGATCACGGTGGGCGTGCAACTGGCGCAGAAGCTCCGCCGGCGGGGCAGCGCCATCCTGTGGCTCGTCGTGGCGGTCGCCGTGCTCGCCCTCACCCGTTCGGCCACCGCCATCGGTGCTCTCCTCATCACGGCAGCCATGTTCGGCGTGCTCCTCCTCGCCCGTCGGGTGGGGCCGGGCCGACGGATGTGGGTGCTCGCCGGGGTCGCGGTCGTCACGTCGCTGGCGATCGTCGCCGTCAACGCGTTCTGGCAGCAGATCCTCGCGGTCTTCGGCAAGTCCGACGATCTCACCGGGCGGTTGGACATCTGGAACGCCGTCGCGGGCCTCGCCGCCCAGCGCCCCGCCTTCGGCTGGGGCTGGGTGAGTTACTGGGCGCCCTGGGTCGAACCGTTCAACGGCCTCGCGGTGCGCAACGGCGTCACCTATCTGCAAGCGCACGACGCCTGGCTCGACGTGTGGTTCCAGCTCGGATTCGTGGGCCTAGTGCTCTTCATCGGCCTGGTGCTGGCCACCTGGTACCGCAGCTGGTGGTTCGCCGTCGACCGCCCCCTCGACTCCCTGGGTCTGCCGATCGCGCGGGTTCCGTTGACGCTCGCCCCGGCCCTGCTGCTGACGGCCATGATCGCCCAGAGCTTCGTGGAGAGCCGAATGCTCGTCGAGGGCGGGTGGGCTCTGCTGGTCGTGTTCGCGGTGAAGTCCAAACTCGACCACAGCGCCGTCTCGATCGACCTCGCCAACGGATCGGCACGCGCGAACGCGCTCCCGTCGCGCTCGGCCCGAACGGCCCGCGCGGCCCGGACGGCGGCCTCCCGCCGATGA
- a CDS encoding O-antigen ligase family protein has product MTALPNHRSTKAARVVEFFGDTRFVKALTLAILATGFLSFLIRSTLGWPGLIGIVSLLVVLAGLSFAGRWHELDWHGLLPISLLIFLAWCLITLVWSKYLPSTFNGLAYLFGYAFLGVYIAVVRDLIQIVRAVGDVLRVVLSVSLVLEIVSGVLLDVPIRFLGITGALPLGGPIQGVLGTRNALGFVALIAVVTFAIEFATRSIRRGTGIYSLAIAGVAVVLAGSPVTFGVTIVTGLATLILLGLRRAAPETRRGWHFILLALSLFALLLAFLLRGRILEVLSTRREFTYRLEIWRELWRLIELNPLEGWGWAGFWRPNVSPFFALDIIGNRSHTSALNAFVDVYFQTGLIGFVIFVGFVGLTFGRAWVLAASKKSIVFLWTALVLVVLIATSMAESFVLVEYGWLLLVICSVKAARDLSWRGRLRRADEPPPVVGTA; this is encoded by the coding sequence ATGACGGCTCTGCCGAATCACCGCAGCACGAAGGCGGCACGGGTCGTCGAGTTCTTCGGCGACACCCGCTTCGTCAAGGCGCTCACCCTGGCCATCCTGGCCACCGGTTTCCTGTCGTTCCTCATCCGCTCGACCCTCGGCTGGCCGGGACTGATCGGAATCGTCTCCCTCCTCGTCGTGCTCGCCGGGTTGTCGTTCGCCGGCCGCTGGCACGAGCTCGACTGGCACGGACTGCTGCCGATCTCGCTCCTCATCTTCTTGGCCTGGTGCTTGATCACCCTGGTCTGGAGCAAATACCTGCCGTCGACGTTCAACGGTCTGGCCTACCTCTTCGGCTACGCCTTCCTCGGGGTCTACATCGCGGTCGTGCGCGACCTCATCCAGATCGTGCGCGCGGTCGGCGACGTGCTGCGGGTGGTGCTGAGCGTGTCGCTCGTGCTCGAGATCGTTTCCGGCGTGCTGCTCGACGTGCCGATCCGATTCCTCGGCATCACCGGAGCGCTCCCGCTCGGCGGCCCGATCCAGGGCGTACTCGGCACCCGCAACGCCCTCGGCTTCGTCGCCCTGATCGCGGTCGTCACCTTCGCGATCGAATTCGCCACCCGGTCGATCCGCCGAGGCACCGGCATCTACAGCCTCGCGATCGCGGGCGTCGCCGTGGTGCTCGCTGGATCGCCGGTGACTTTCGGGGTCACGATCGTGACCGGCCTCGCCACGCTGATCCTGCTCGGCCTGCGCCGCGCAGCGCCCGAGACCCGGCGCGGCTGGCACTTCATCCTGCTCGCTCTGTCGCTGTTCGCGCTGCTGCTCGCTTTCCTCCTGCGCGGCCGCATCCTCGAAGTGCTCTCGACCCGGCGCGAGTTCACCTACCGGCTCGAGATCTGGCGCGAGCTCTGGCGGCTGATCGAGTTGAACCCGCTCGAAGGCTGGGGCTGGGCCGGGTTCTGGCGGCCGAACGTGTCGCCGTTCTTCGCCCTCGACATCATCGGCAACCGATCGCACACCTCGGCCCTCAACGCGTTCGTCGACGTCTACTTCCAGACCGGGCTGATCGGCTTCGTGATCTTCGTGGGGTTCGTCGGACTCACCTTCGGGCGCGCCTGGGTGCTCGCCGCGTCGAAGAAGAGCATCGTCTTCCTCTGGACAGCACTGGTGCTCGTCGTGCTGATCGCCACTTCGATGGCCGAGAGTTTCGTGCTGGTGGAGTACGGCTGGCTGCTGCTCGTGATCTGCTCGGTCAAGGCCGCCCGCGATCTGAGCTGGCGCGGCCGGTTGAGGCGCGCCGACGAACCGCCGCCGGTGGTGGGCACCGCATGA
- a CDS encoding glycosyltransferase family 2 protein → MTLDIMMPFYGRFDHFREAVQSVLAQRDPDWRLVIVDDVYPDPAPGEWAAAIDDPRVHYRRNATNLGVGGNFRECVRLIENDRAVLMGCDDRMHPEYVGRVRDLVLTHPDASIVQPGVEVIDSEGAVHHPLADRVKGLLRFGGHGPRSYGGEKLAASLLRGNWAYFPSIAWRADDLRRFGFRPGFEVVQDLDLMLEIIMHGGSMLLDDEVVFSYRRHAGSVSALTGPDGAKFAEERRLFDETATRMRALGWPKAARAARHHLTSRLNALSELPAALRAHDPAGRRALLHHAFAR, encoded by the coding sequence ATGACGCTCGACATCATGATGCCGTTCTACGGCCGATTCGATCATTTCCGCGAGGCGGTGCAGAGCGTGCTCGCCCAGCGCGATCCCGACTGGCGGCTTGTCATCGTCGATGACGTCTATCCCGATCCAGCGCCGGGCGAGTGGGCGGCCGCCATCGACGATCCGCGCGTGCACTACCGGCGTAACGCGACGAACCTGGGTGTCGGCGGAAACTTCCGCGAGTGCGTGCGGCTGATCGAGAACGATCGGGCAGTGCTGATGGGTTGCGACGACCGGATGCACCCGGAGTACGTCGGGCGGGTGCGCGACCTGGTGCTCACGCATCCGGATGCCTCGATCGTGCAGCCCGGCGTCGAGGTGATCGACTCCGAGGGCGCCGTGCACCATCCGCTCGCCGACCGCGTGAAGGGCCTGCTGCGCTTCGGCGGCCACGGGCCACGCAGCTACGGTGGCGAGAAGCTCGCGGCAAGCCTCCTGCGGGGCAACTGGGCGTACTTTCCGTCGATCGCCTGGCGCGCCGACGACCTCCGCCGTTTCGGCTTCCGGCCGGGCTTCGAGGTGGTGCAGGATCTCGATCTGATGCTCGAGATCATCATGCACGGCGGCTCGATGCTGCTCGACGACGAGGTCGTGTTCTCCTACCGCCGGCACGCCGGGAGCGTCTCCGCCCTGACCGGCCCCGACGGCGCGAAGTTCGCCGAGGAACGCCGCCTCTTCGACGAGACGGCGACCCGGATGCGCGCCCTCGGCTGGCCGAAGGCCGCCCGCGCCGCACGCCACCACCTCACCTCGCGGCTGAACGCCCTGAGCGAGCTGCCCGCTGCCCTGCGCGCGCACGATCCGGCAGGCCGCCGAGCCCTCCTGCACCACGCCTTCGCCCGCTGA
- a CDS encoding glycosyltransferase: MSDTSTGIRASVCMATYRGSAYVAEQIESIVAQLGPDDELVIVDDCSPDDTVAVIVATIDRLGESRVFLTRTNENVGYVRAFEAAIRRARGRYVFLSDQDDVWTPGRHEAMIAGLGHSLVVAGNHSILGRAGARLWYPPLRSQQSRNHLANLFAIMIGYRPYFGCAMGFRREAIEGGILPIPTYVRESHDVWIAITGNVRRSIRHLDQVVVERRLHDTNQTPLGIRAPLVILRARWMFVRLIAEAYRRTVAARAAIRAARRA, from the coding sequence ATGAGCGACACGAGCACGGGCATCCGGGCCAGCGTCTGCATGGCCACCTATCGCGGCTCCGCCTACGTCGCCGAGCAGATCGAGTCGATCGTGGCCCAACTCGGTCCCGACGACGAACTCGTGATCGTCGACGACTGCTCGCCCGACGACACGGTCGCGGTGATCGTGGCGACGATCGACCGCCTCGGGGAGTCGCGCGTCTTCCTCACGCGCACCAACGAGAACGTCGGGTACGTGCGGGCGTTCGAGGCTGCCATCCGCCGGGCACGCGGCCGCTACGTCTTCCTCTCCGATCAGGACGACGTGTGGACGCCGGGGCGGCACGAAGCGATGATCGCCGGGCTCGGCCACTCGCTCGTGGTGGCCGGCAACCACTCCATCCTCGGGCGCGCCGGAGCGCGGCTCTGGTACCCGCCGCTGCGCTCGCAGCAGTCGCGCAACCACCTCGCGAACCTCTTCGCGATCATGATCGGCTACCGCCCCTACTTCGGCTGCGCGATGGGATTCCGGCGGGAGGCGATCGAGGGCGGCATCCTGCCGATCCCGACCTACGTCAGGGAGTCGCACGACGTGTGGATCGCGATCACGGGCAACGTGCGGCGGAGCATCCGTCACCTCGACCAGGTGGTTGTGGAGCGGCGGCTGCACGACACGAACCAGACGCCGCTCGGCATCCGGGCCCCCCTGGTCATCCTGCGGGCGCGCTGGATGTTCGTGCGCCTCATCGCGGAGGCCTACCGTCGCACGGTGGCGGCGCGCGCCGCCATCCGAGCCGCCCGCCGCGCCTGA
- a CDS encoding glycosyltransferase, with amino-acid sequence MTDQVAAVVTAFRPGPGLVELVRSLTAQTSRVVVVDDGSGPDADAVLEAALTAGAEVVRHSANRGIAAALNTGITAARSPQPLESAEPGADSGHLGADSGHPSADSRHLAAVVTFDQDSTVDDGFVATLLSTYRDAAGAGLRVGLVAPARVEGLPSPVSGYDRGFVLGGTPIQSGLFIPVATLDRVGPFAEPLFIDGVDTDYAVRTAEAGLVVVLATGAALGHSLGERHTLTVLGRPLLLGGQPLSFVVSKPFRYYYLLRNRVLLNRMHGRRHRAWSVRETLGDLRHCAIVLVVAPGRRGRLLAMTAGLRDGWAGRTGRIPAALEARIAGR; translated from the coding sequence GTGACCGACCAAGTCGCCGCCGTCGTGACCGCCTTCCGGCCGGGGCCGGGGCTCGTGGAGCTGGTGCGGAGTCTGACCGCGCAGACCTCCCGGGTCGTGGTGGTCGACGACGGCAGCGGGCCGGATGCCGACGCCGTGCTCGAGGCGGCCCTCACCGCTGGCGCCGAGGTGGTGCGGCACTCCGCCAACCGCGGCATCGCGGCCGCGTTGAACACGGGCATCACCGCCGCCCGGTCGCCGCAGCCGCTGGAGTCGGCGGAGCCCGGCGCCGATTCCGGCCACCTCGGCGCCGACTCCGGCCACCCCAGCGCCGACTCCCGCCACCTCGCCGCCGTGGTCACCTTCGACCAGGATTCCACCGTCGACGACGGTTTCGTCGCCACGCTCCTCAGCACCTACCGCGACGCCGCAGGCGCCGGACTCCGCGTCGGCCTCGTAGCGCCCGCCCGGGTGGAAGGGCTCCCCTCCCCCGTCAGCGGCTACGACCGCGGCTTCGTGCTGGGCGGCACGCCCATCCAGTCGGGCCTTTTCATTCCGGTCGCCACACTCGACCGCGTCGGCCCTTTCGCCGAGCCGCTGTTCATCGACGGTGTCGACACCGACTACGCCGTGCGCACCGCCGAAGCGGGCCTCGTCGTCGTGCTCGCCACCGGCGCCGCCCTCGGCCACAGCCTCGGCGAGCGCCACACCCTCACCGTTCTCGGCCGGCCCCTGTTACTCGGCGGGCAGCCCCTCTCCTTCGTGGTGAGCAAGCCCTTCCGCTACTACTACCTGCTGCGCAACCGGGTGCTGCTGAACCGGATGCACGGCCGTCGCCACCGGGCCTGGTCGGTTCGCGAGACGCTCGGCGACCTGCGGCACTGCGCGATCGTGCTCGTCGTCGCTCCCGGCCGCAGAGGGCGCCTGCTGGCGATGACGGCGGGTCTCCGCGACGGCTGGGCCGGCCGCACGGGCCGCATTCCCGCCGCGCTCGAAGCCCGGATCGCCGGGCGCTGA
- a CDS encoding glycosyltransferase family 2 protein, whose product MPTALERTLIVMPAYNEEEAVGAVVREVLSVAPGVSCLVVDDGSLDATAREAAAAGATVLQLPINLGVGGAMRAGFKYALSKGFDNVVQVDSDGQHDPAGIAELVAQLDHYDLVLGARFAGVGDYAVRGPRRWAMQALSGILSGLTKTRLTDTTSGFRASGPRAVALFAQHYPSEYLGDTVESLVIASRSKLRVTQVPVAMRPRAGGVPSHNPYKAAVYLGRAGMALFVALIRPPVVVAFTEPVSPA is encoded by the coding sequence ATGCCGACCGCCCTCGAACGCACGCTGATCGTCATGCCTGCGTACAACGAAGAGGAGGCCGTGGGCGCCGTGGTGCGCGAAGTGCTGAGCGTCGCGCCCGGGGTCTCCTGCCTCGTGGTCGACGACGGCTCGCTGGATGCGACGGCTCGCGAAGCCGCAGCAGCGGGCGCCACCGTGCTGCAGCTCCCGATCAACCTCGGCGTGGGCGGGGCGATGCGCGCGGGCTTCAAGTACGCCCTCTCCAAGGGCTTCGACAACGTGGTGCAGGTCGATTCCGACGGTCAACACGACCCGGCCGGCATCGCGGAGCTGGTGGCCCAGCTCGACCACTACGACCTCGTGCTCGGCGCCCGCTTCGCCGGAGTGGGCGACTACGCCGTGCGCGGGCCGCGACGCTGGGCGATGCAGGCGCTCTCCGGCATCCTGAGCGGCCTCACGAAGACCCGACTCACCGACACCACGTCGGGCTTCCGGGCGAGCGGGCCGCGCGCCGTCGCGCTGTTCGCCCAGCACTACCCGTCCGAATATCTCGGCGACACCGTGGAGTCGCTCGTGATCGCCTCGCGCTCGAAGCTCCGCGTCACCCAGGTTCCGGTGGCCATGCGTCCGCGCGCGGGCGGAGTTCCCTCGCACAACCCCTACAAGGCGGCGGTCTATCTGGGTCGGGCGGGGATGGCCCTGTTCGTCGCGCTCATCCGTCCGCCCGTCGTGGTGGCATTCACCGAACCGGTCTCCCCCGCATGA
- a CDS encoding DUF2304 domain-containing protein, with the protein MSVASYILGIVAAVIVLVVVIESLRRHHLRERHAIWWLGAGIIALIIGVFPDVLGWAAGLVGVTVPTNLVFFLSIAVLFLVSIQHSGELTELESETRTLAESVALQDLRIKQLEKALSDALESRRNQ; encoded by the coding sequence ATGAGCGTTGCGAGTTACATCCTCGGCATCGTCGCCGCGGTGATCGTGCTGGTGGTGGTGATCGAGTCGCTGCGCCGGCACCACCTGCGCGAACGGCACGCCATCTGGTGGCTGGGCGCCGGCATCATCGCGCTCATCATCGGGGTCTTCCCCGACGTGCTGGGGTGGGCCGCCGGACTCGTCGGCGTGACCGTGCCCACCAACCTCGTCTTCTTCCTCAGCATCGCGGTGCTGTTCCTGGTGTCGATCCAGCACTCCGGCGAACTGACCGAGCTCGAGAGCGAGACCCGCACGCTGGCCGAGTCGGTGGCCTTGCAAGACCTGCGCATCAAGCAGCTCGAGAAGGCCCTCTCCGACGCGCTCGAGTCCCGAAGGAACCAATGA
- a CDS encoding DUF2142 domain-containing protein — MTLAPPVAAPAEAPVARRRTVWSSLLLPWLLLAILGSLWALATPIGGSPDEPAHVVKAASVVRGELLPTTMIERGGVLHVPEAFAFEYSQGCFAFFADTPASCAPPLVGNPAEVVETYSAASLYNPLYYWLVGWPSLALPDISGIYAMRIVSAVLTSFFLAVCFWVIGSWRSRRVPTIGVLIGITPIVTYLMGTVNPNALEFTAGLALFAGMLSIVLHPNERLLGGRLALVVISAALVSNTRGISPLWVAVLLVLPLLLLTGRQLGALLKRPGVIVSILLIAITALVSGWWTLSSNSLGTGPNTGPEVVPTNSGVGLSPVEGFFGLIGDFYGQLRQMVGILGWLDTTLHPVVYYVAYAMFAVLVLGVVIFVRGRKLVFVIAMGLAFFFLPPLVQAAYVTKGGFIWQGRYTLILLMTLLLGMAACIAASDRFLRWRRSTVPLLIVAILVAAGWTYTTAYAFATTMRRMASGYQTDWPAMLEPGAWVPPLGAFPLIGLFALAAAGFAAYVVVSGRDRRPAPVPPQPVPSAAPQPLSSPEQKAYPW, encoded by the coding sequence ATGACCCTCGCTCCTCCCGTCGCAGCTCCCGCCGAGGCACCCGTCGCTCGCCGGCGCACCGTGTGGAGTTCACTCCTGCTGCCGTGGCTGCTGCTCGCGATCCTCGGGTCGCTCTGGGCGCTCGCGACGCCGATCGGCGGGTCTCCGGATGAGCCGGCTCACGTCGTGAAGGCGGCATCGGTCGTGCGCGGTGAGCTGCTGCCGACGACCATGATCGAACGGGGCGGCGTGCTGCACGTTCCCGAGGCGTTCGCCTTCGAGTACTCCCAGGGCTGCTTCGCGTTCTTCGCCGACACCCCCGCGTCGTGCGCGCCGCCGCTCGTCGGGAACCCGGCCGAGGTCGTCGAGACCTACTCGGCGGCGAGCCTCTACAACCCGCTCTATTACTGGCTGGTGGGCTGGCCGTCGCTCGCCCTGCCCGACATCTCGGGCATCTACGCGATGCGCATCGTGAGCGCCGTTCTCACCTCCTTCTTTCTCGCCGTGTGCTTCTGGGTGATCGGCTCCTGGCGGTCGCGCCGCGTGCCCACCATCGGGGTACTGATCGGCATCACCCCGATCGTGACCTACTTGATGGGCACGGTCAATCCGAACGCGCTCGAGTTCACGGCCGGTCTCGCACTCTTCGCCGGCATGCTCTCGATCGTGCTGCATCCGAACGAACGTCTTCTCGGAGGCCGTCTCGCGCTGGTGGTGATCTCGGCCGCGCTGGTGTCGAACACCCGAGGGATCTCGCCGCTCTGGGTGGCCGTGCTGCTCGTGCTCCCCCTCCTTCTGCTCACGGGCCGACAACTCGGGGCGCTGCTGAAGCGACCAGGGGTGATCGTGAGCATCCTGCTGATCGCCATCACGGCGCTCGTCAGCGGCTGGTGGACCCTCTCGAGCAACTCCCTCGGCACCGGCCCGAACACCGGGCCCGAGGTGGTGCCCACCAACAGCGGCGTCGGCCTCAGCCCTGTCGAGGGCTTCTTCGGCCTGATCGGAGACTTCTACGGCCAGCTCCGCCAGATGGTCGGCATCCTGGGCTGGCTCGACACCACCCTGCATCCGGTGGTCTACTACGTGGCCTACGCGATGTTCGCGGTGCTGGTGCTCGGCGTCGTGATCTTCGTGCGCGGCCGCAAACTGGTGTTCGTCATCGCGATGGGGCTCGCCTTCTTCTTCCTCCCGCCGCTCGTGCAGGCCGCCTACGTCACGAAGGGCGGCTTCATCTGGCAGGGGCGTTACACCCTGATCCTGCTGATGACGCTCCTGCTCGGCATGGCCGCGTGCATCGCCGCCTCCGACCGGTTCCTGCGCTGGCGGCGCAGCACGGTGCCGCTCCTGATCGTCGCGATCCTCGTGGCCGCGGGCTGGACCTACACGACGGCCTACGCCTTCGCCACCACGATGCGCCGGATGGCGTCGGGCTATCAGACCGACTGGCCGGCCATGCTGGAACCCGGCGCCTGGGTGCCGCCGCTCGGCGCCTTCCCCCTCATCGGGCTGTTCGCTCTTGCGGCCGCCGGCTTCGCCGCCTACGTGGTGGTCTCCGGGCGTGACCGGCGACCGGCCCCCGTTCCGCCGCAACCCGTTCCGTCCGCTGCCCCTCAACCGCTCAGCTCCCCCGAACAGAAGGCGTACCCATGGTGA